Genomic window (Arachis hypogaea cultivar Tifrunner chromosome 13, arahy.Tifrunner.gnm2.J5K5, whole genome shotgun sequence):
tattactaaaatcttgccatttacctcttctggggttatgatttgccgcatttgcttcaaGAAATGGGACGGCGCcaactgggcgcgcttcatgattttttaagagtAACTTATTGTTGcgctcagcaacaagaaggcaagaaattagcttagaaatttttttcaaactctttttctCGATACAgatgctgcaggagcacattcgatgcatggaaaattgaaaaagttttctctaacatatcgggattgaggaagtatcacatgattgtacctttcttcaaggtctttccacaaaTCTACTGGATCTTTTAATGTggtatatttatttttcaatcatatgtcaagatgacgacgaaggaaaatcatggctttggttttatccttctgggatgtattattttcagtcTTAATGGTATCTcaaagatccattgaatcaagatagattttagcatctagtatccatgataaataattatttccaaatatatcaagagcattaaattcaagacgagaaagcttcgacataatgaaaaattATTACCTGGATTCTTCCTAAAATTTGGTTAGAGTTTCGTGCTGATTTGATTAGagtttcgtgctgataacgtgttgtgaaataactaaataaataaataaggaataggtaacaaataaaataaagaaatataatgagagagagaaaattgTTATTGATGTTGTAGTATTAACGAGGCTtaatctcctatttatacacataAGGAGACTTCATTTTCAACTCTCAATTAATATGAATTCATCTTTGGAAAGATGATTCCTTCAATTAACCGCCCAAATCATAAATGGATATCCACACATTTGTTCTTATCACAACACTAGTCATATTATTTTgtcattaaaaattataaatattccgTAAAATTATTTTCCAAGCGCATCCAAGAACCAAAAAAATCTGTTTTATAAGTATGGATGGATAGAATATtgtaactataaaataaaaaacaaacaaattgtTTTAAAGTCGGGTGTAAAATTGAGAGTTAGTTTGCACAATTGTATTTGCACCCTTCAAGGGTAAAGCTATGGCTGTGTGACAGCGACCATTACCGAAAGCCTCGCTCCACTATTTTCCCTTTTTCCAAACGCCACCTCTCACAATTCTCGTCTTCCCTCACACACAcaaccactttctctctcattCCGTTGCCATTTGTTTTTTCTTCGTAACCTCCGTCCGCTGCCCCCTATCGCTCCTAGAACCTTCTCTCCTCTCACGGTAACTACCTCTTTCGATTCTCTATTCCTCATTTCTTATTTAGTTCATGCTTCACTTTCATTATTTTGATGTGGCCTGGCCTCGTTCACGCTATTTTGTTAGTAACTTCGACTTGTATGTCTCTAATCTCTAATATACTTTATTGTTTTCTCATTCATTGTCGCCTATTAGAGTCCTTTCTTGGTTGAATTATATTGTATTCATTTAATTGGGTTAGATTTGATGGATCTGATAGATTGTATTCATTTATTGTTTGATTTTGGATCTATGAATTTAAATTTAGGGTTCTTGTTACATTTGCAGGGGTAAAGAagcattgataaaaaaattccaaGGGTTTTGTAATCAATTTGGGGACACCTTATATAGTTGATGCCTTGATGGCCTTTGATCATAACTACTATTCCCGGGGATGTAAAACTCTGCCAAATTCCCTTATAGACACAGAAAATTATAACAATTCCAATGGTTGTTTCGATTGCAACATATGCTTAGACTTTGCAAACGAGCCAGTTGTCACGCTTTGTGGCCATCTCTACTGCTGGCCCTGCATCTACAAATGGCTCCATGTCCAGAGCGCTTCCCTTGCCTACAACCAGCAGCCGCTATGCCCTGTCTGCAAAGCTGAAATATCCCATGCCACGATGGTTCCCCTCTACGGCCGTGGCCACAGCAACCGTGAAGAGAAGGCGGCCTCATGCAGGGACATTTGTGTCCCGCCGAGGCCACCTGCTTCTGGTCCCCTGTCTTTGCTGTCCATGTCTCAAAACGGCCAGCAGCGGCTTCCTTATCGGAATCCTTACCAGGGTCAACACTTTAGCGTTGCGCAAGACGAGGACAACGCATCGCAAATGCTGAATCTTGGTGCTTCTGTAACGCCGGCATTCCTCCCCCACCCTATGGTTGGAATGTTTGGGGAGATGTTCTACACCAGAGTGTTTGGCAACTCAGAAAGTTTGTATGGATACCCAAATTCTTATCACACGATGGGAAGTATTAGCCCTAGGTTGAGAAGGCAAGAGATGcaggcagataagtcattgaacAGAATCTCCATTTTCCTGCTATGTTGCTTTATTCTATGTCTTATTGTCTTTTGAGGTAGCAATTGAAACTTGTGTTGTCTTTTTTTTCCCTTAGTTGTATAATTTGTAAAGTGGTATTGGTGTAAGCTTAAGAACCAGGTAGATTAGCTTCCTTTATATTGGCTCATGATCTTGTGTTCTCCAACAATTCATTGCGAAATATCAGAGCTCAATTTGCAGAAAAAAGATTCCCTCTCTGAGATTTTACATCATTTTGCAGAAAGACATTTTATTCTTCGGGGGCAAAAGTGTCTTTCATGTTGGAAGGATTAGTTGATAGATCATGAGAGTACTTCAGTGGGTTATTCCAAGCATTTAACTtattttactatcatattatatTGTGTGTTCTATACTTAAATGCATAAACTATTTATTGTTTTAGTCATCATTGGAGTTTATCGGGATAAAAGAAGACAACACCACTAATAAAAGTATGCAACTATTAGTGTTTGATAATTCTACAGGGGATAACATTGTGTTCAAGAAATGAGCTGTTGTATTCACCCTAATACAatcatcataaattcataatattGTATCTCATTCAAACTCTCTCAAGGCTTAAGGGACCATTTGGAATTAAAAAAGTTTAAGCTCCTTGATGAGTAAGGATCATTGAGCCAACACGAAAAATTAATTGTCTTGGCataattctaataatatataactccaaggtaaagaatcatttttGTCCCAAATGTTTGTGGCGaatattatttttggttttatttgtGCCCCAAAAGTTTTAAGAGTAACTTAATGTTATTCTCATTTTTAATTCAACCAAAAATAATAACGGAGATATATATCTTTCCAAATtctttttttatgcaatttagtagagaaaaatagaaaatgtaGTTTTATATAGATATAAAAACTTGATGATGATGTGGAATGGGGGAGAATACCATaatatctaaatattttataagttaattttcctttaatttagattttgttttcaattttattatttttaacctttagtttttatttaattatttttaaatttattcacaATAGTATACTAAGAGTATGGGTATGGCACATGCAATGTTTACTATATATGTCACCGTATTCATTagtaatttttatgaaattaaagatGGGATAACATCgaatcattttaaaaatatttgtgataCAAGTAGAAGGAAAAACATTAGAGATAATATTAAGGGTAATACTACACTGAAgaatgaagttaaaaattaaatataattttatttttcacccaACATCattcttcattaaaaaaaattaatattaaattattaatatgaaTACTTTGTCATATATGATTATATgacaaaataatagaaataagcAACATAGCAATAGCATATTCATTTAGATTAttttaataagaatttaattttgatatactgttAATGCGTGCATCAAATTATGTAATGATATACcagtaaaaataattactttttacatTAATCACGTGAATGGTTATCCAAAAGAACGAATATAATTGTACGACATGTAAAACGCTTACGAGAACAACAGAGCTAGTGTTGAAAAAGGGGGCAATGTccccaaattaaaaattttaatatataaaggtcactaatttttatatcaaacctctttagttttattttttttttagagttatatttttatactaaccCCCTCCTAAGAATTACTTTAACTCCTGTCTCTGTATTTTACATTgtcagtatatcaaaattaaactcttttaataataacaaaaaaaaattgaatattaattctaTTTATAGTTGTAAAGGCCTAACACATCGTGTAAAGATTgtaaattttgtgcatatttaaaaaaaatagtggaGTTATAAAAAAGAAaggttaatttaatttatatttttatttatcattatatttgagtgtgatacATCAGTTTCCGTATACTGAAAGTTTCACATAATTTAACTAAATTCAtatgtaataattatttttaggtcAAAGTTAATTACGTAAAGACTGATATGAAGTATGTAAAAATATTTGTGTATAATGTGGTACTACTTATTAAtatgtttttaaattgaaataaataattatataaaaacatGAGGAGTGCCAGCACTTAACtatcaaaagaaaattgaataattttctacCATTAGAtgcaatttcacaccattaaaaacattattgatggttaattgatggctaaaaattacaaaatctattGGCCCTAGACTTTCTCTAAAAACATATTCTGACTGAATAATTTTAAATTGGTTTATTTTCTAACAAAAAAAG
Coding sequences:
- the LOC112733487 gene encoding E3 ubiquitin-protein ligase RMA1H1 produces the protein MAFDHNYYSRGCKTLPNSLIDTENYNNSNGCFDCNICLDFANEPVVTLCGHLYCWPCIYKWLHVQSASLAYNQQPLCPVCKAEISHATMVPLYGRGHSNREEKAASCRDICVPPRPPASGPLSLLSMSQNGQQRLPYRNPYQGQHFSVAQDEDNASQMLNLGASVTPAFLPHPMVGMFGEMFYTRVFGNSESLYGYPNSYHTMGSISPRLRRQEMQADKSLNRISIFLLCCFILCLIVF